TAGATTATTATGCAACTGCAAAACTTGAAGTTGAAGAAGCTACACAAGTTGTAAAGGGAATTGCGCAAGGGTGCATTAGAAGTGAATGTGCATTAATTGGTGGAGAGACTGCTGAAATGCCAGGAATGTATAAAGAGGGTGATTTTGATTTAGCTGGTTTTTGTGTAGGAATAGCTGAAAAAGATGAATTAGATAGAGTAGAAAAGGTAAAAGAGGGTGATATTTTAATAGCATTACCTAGCTCTGGAGTTCACTCAAATGGTTTTTCATTAGTAAGAAAACTATTACTAGAAAAGTTAGGAATGAGTTTAGAAGATGATTTTGAAGGAAAGCCATTAAAAGATGTATTACTAGAACCAACAAGAATTTATGTAAAAGAGTTTAAAGCAAATAAGTCAAAAATAAATGCTTTAGCTCATATTACAGGTGGTGGAATTACTGAAAATTTACCAAGAGTACTACCAGAAAATCTAACAGCAGTAGTAAACAGAAGTAAAATAAAAGTTTTACCAATATTTGAATTTATGAATAAGCATGTAGAAATTGAAGAGATGTATAGAACATTTAATATGGGAGTTGGAATGATTTTAGTTGTAAACCCTGCAAATGTAGATGACATTTTAGCTTCAACTGATGGTTATGTAATTGGTGAACTAAAATCTGGTGAGAAAAAAGTAGAGTTTATATAAACTCTACAATCTTTACTAAAAAGAACAAAATATAACTCATTTTGAGTTATATTTTTATACATTATAATAATTTGCCTCTTTGTTATGAATTACTATTGCACAAGTTGTCTGTTCTGGAT
The Aliarcobacter faecis genome window above contains:
- the purM gene encoding phosphoribosylformylglycinamidine cyclo-ligase, whose amino-acid sequence is MATVSYKDAGVDIDAGNAFVENIKPYVKSTLIPGVLGGIGSFAGAFELPSGYKKPVILAGTDGVGTKLKLAIDAKKFDTVGIDLVAMCTNDLLCNFGEPLFFLDYYATAKLEVEEATQVVKGIAQGCIRSECALIGGETAEMPGMYKEGDFDLAGFCVGIAEKDELDRVEKVKEGDILIALPSSGVHSNGFSLVRKLLLEKLGMSLEDDFEGKPLKDVLLEPTRIYVKEFKANKSKINALAHITGGGITENLPRVLPENLTAVVNRSKIKVLPIFEFMNKHVEIEEMYRTFNMGVGMILVVNPANVDDILASTDGYVIGELKSGEKKVEFI